Genomic segment of Deltaproteobacteria bacterium:
AGTTGATCCGGGCGAAAAGGTCTCCTTCCTTCATGGGGAAATCAATTCCCGCCGCGGCCAGGAGGCCCCTGCCGACAGTATGTGCCTCGGGATCATAACCGAACAGGGCGAAATGTGCCGGTCCGCTCCCCGGAGTGACCCCGTAACCCACGGGGTCCAGGAGGCCGCATACGCCTTCACGGGCGAGGGCATCGAGGTTGGGCGTTGCGGCGGACTCGAGTTCCGTCAATCCCGTTTCCGGGTGGGGAAGTCCGCCAATGCCGTCCATGATGAGAAAAACGATCTTCCTGTCACTGTCGGTGACCAGCGTGTCTATAAGTCCCGGATTCATCGGACCACCTGCTCCCGGTCAGCGGGTGGGATGACTCCCGCCCGTTGTGTCGTTGTCCCGCATTATCTCATACCCAGCAGTTTCCGCGCAATGACGACCCGCTGGATCTCGTTGGTTCCCTCATAGATCTGGCAGATCTTCGCGTCGCGCATGTGCCGTTCAGCCGGGTAATCCTTGCAGTAGCCGTACCCGCCGAATATCTGTACGCCCTCGACGGCCGCATGCATGGCGACGTCCGATGCGTACATTTTCGCCATGGCCGATTCCTTCTCGAAATTAAAACCGTTGTCCTCGAGCCAGGCCGCCTTGAGCAGCAGCATTTCAGCGGCGTCAAGCTGTGTCGCCATATCCGCGAGCTTCCACTGGATCGCCTGGAAGGATGTAATGGGCTGTCCGAACTGGACCCGGTCCTTGGCATAATCGATCGAGTCTTCAAGGACGGCTCGTCCGATGCCGAGTGCCTGGCAGCCGATGCCGATCCGGCCCGCGTTCAGGCCTTCCATCATCTGGCGGAACCCCTCGCCCGGTTTGCCGAGCAGGTTTTTGGCCGGCACCTCGGCGTCTTCAAAGACCAGTTCCGCCGTCCCGGAGGCCAGGATCCCCATTTTCTCTTCGATCGTTCCCAGTGAAAACCCGGGGGTGTTCTTCAGGTCAACGACCAGATTCAGAATACCCTTGTATTTTTTCGACGGGTCTTCCGTTGCCGCCAGCACACAGTAGCGCGCGACGTTTCCGTTGGTGATGAATTTTTTGACACCGTTCACGACGTAAGTGTCGCCTTTCAACTCGGCACGGCACCGCAGCGCTGCCGCGTCACAGCCGGCTCCGGCTTCCGTCAG
This window contains:
- a CDS encoding acyl-CoA dehydrogenase family protein is translated as MNFAPTEEQQMVRDMVKRFSDEEIKPIAAELDETHRHPEEICRKLGEMGLMGVSVSTDYDGAGMDNVTYVLALTEISRGCASCGVITSVNNSLYGHPVKSYGTHEQKLEFLAPVAGGTVEGCYALTEAGAGCDAAALRCRAELKGDTYVVNGVKKFITNGNVARYCVLAATEDPSKKYKGILNLVVDLKNTPGFSLGTIEEKMGILASGTAELVFEDAEVPAKNLLGKPGEGFRQMMEGLNAGRIGIGCQALGIGRAVLEDSIDYAKDRVQFGQPITSFQAIQWKLADMATQLDAAEMLLLKAAWLEDNGFNFEKESAMAKMYASDVAMHAAVEGVQIFGGYGYCKDYPAERHMRDAKICQIYEGTNEIQRVVIARKLLGMR